The genomic DNA ACTGGCCTGCGCCCGCAGCAGAAAACTGCGATTTAAAATCATCCACAGACCCAAAGCTGTCTTTGATCGCGGATTCGAGCTCGGACGGCATCATAGCCCCGTTCGGACCCATCATTTCCCAAAACTGGTTGTGGTTCCAAAGCTGGGAGATGTTGTTGAAAATGCCCGATTGCGCGACGGCAGATGCATCATGCGTGCCTTTGATTATCTCTTCGAGGGACTTGCCATCCCATTCAGTTCCCGCAATCGCCTTGTTGCCGTTTTCAACGTAGGCGTTGTGGTGCTTGTCATGGTGAAACTCAAGC from Octadecabacter antarcticus 307 includes the following:
- a CDS encoding superoxide dismutase, whose product is MAFELPDLPYAHDALAAKGMSAETLEFHHDKHHNAYVENGNKAIAGTEWDGKSLEEIIKGTHDASAVAQSGIFNNISQLWNHNQFWEMMGPNGAMMPSELESAIKDSFGSVDDFKSQFSAAGAGQFGSGWAWLVKDTDGSLKVTKTENGVNPVCFGQTALLGCDVWEHSYYIDFRNARPKYLTNFLDNLVNWENVASRM